A portion of the Bacillus sp. SM2101 genome contains these proteins:
- a CDS encoding ABC transporter ATP-binding protein, with amino-acid sequence MIEVAKLRYQYPGATEKTIRGLDFSVNKGEIFGFLGPSGAGKSTTQKILIGLLKNYEGSVKVNSNELHSLNSTYYEQIGVAFEFPNFYQKFTALENLRFFNKMYAEKTSDPEKLLKLVGLEEYANVKVSKFSKGMKMRLNFCRALLNNPNILFLDEPTSGLDPVNAKKIKDLILAEKERGTTIIITTHNMLTAEHLCDRVAFIVDGTIAAIDSPKNLKLSKGRKIVKLEYRNNQSCYADEFPLMNLGENEDFQQIIRNYELLTIHTQEATLEDIFIEMTGRRLA; translated from the coding sequence TTGATTGAAGTTGCTAAGCTTAGATATCAATATCCAGGCGCTACTGAAAAAACGATTAGGGGCCTTGATTTCAGTGTGAATAAAGGAGAAATATTTGGCTTTTTAGGCCCATCTGGTGCAGGAAAAAGTACAACACAAAAGATTTTGATAGGACTGTTAAAAAATTACGAGGGTAGCGTGAAAGTTAATTCAAATGAGTTGCATTCTCTAAACTCAACTTACTATGAACAAATAGGTGTTGCATTTGAATTTCCTAATTTCTATCAAAAGTTTACTGCATTAGAAAATTTGAGATTTTTTAACAAAATGTATGCAGAAAAAACGAGTGACCCAGAAAAACTATTAAAGCTCGTTGGCCTTGAGGAATACGCTAATGTGAAAGTGAGTAAATTTTCAAAAGGTATGAAAATGAGATTGAATTTTTGTCGTGCCTTACTTAATAATCCAAACATTCTATTTTTAGATGAACCTACATCTGGGCTTGATCCAGTAAATGCAAAAAAAATAAAAGACCTCATTCTAGCAGAAAAGGAGAGAGGTACGACAATTATTATAACAACTCATAATATGCTGACTGCAGAACATTTATGTGATCGTGTAGCTTTCATTGTAGACGGTACAATTGCGGCAATCGATTCTCCAAAAAATTTAAAGTTATCAAAAGGAAGAAAAATCGTTAAATTAGAATATCGGAACAATCAATCTTGTTATGCTGACGAATTTCCGTTAATGAATCTAGGAGAGAATGAAGATTTTCAGCAAATTATTAGAAATTATGAACTTTTAACTATTCATACACAAGAAGCGACACTTGAAGATATTTTTATTGAAATGACAGGAAGGAGATTGGCATGA
- the hmpA gene encoding NO-inducible flavohemoprotein produces the protein MLDQKTIEIIKSTVPVLEEHGEAITTRFYELMFGNHPELLNIFNHANQKQGRQQKALASAVYNAAKYIDNLEAIIPVVKQIGHKHRSLGITAEQYPIVGKHLLLAIKDVLGDAATDEIMNAWEKAYGVIADAFISVEADMYNEAEQSHGGWKGFRKFIVDKKVKESDVITSFYLKAEDKQAISSFIPGQYISVKCSIDGEEYTHIRQYSLSDAPNKGHYRISVKRETGQGDIPDGKISNYLHDDVQEGDILNLSAPAGDFVLNTEVQNDVVLLSGGVGITPMVSMLNTIADTQPERKVTFIHAAINGNVHAMKDEVSAVTSKNEQISAYYSYNAPTVEDINNKAFDHEGFITLEWLQQIVHNTNADFYFCGPLPFMKTVYQLLKEIGAPQDNIHYEFFGPASDLEG, from the coding sequence ATGCTAGATCAAAAAACAATTGAAATTATTAAATCAACAGTTCCAGTACTTGAAGAACATGGTGAAGCTATTACAACTAGATTTTATGAATTAATGTTTGGAAATCATCCTGAATTATTGAATATTTTTAATCACGCTAATCAAAAGCAAGGCAGACAACAAAAAGCATTAGCTAGTGCAGTATATAATGCGGCAAAATATATTGATAATTTAGAAGCCATTATTCCTGTGGTGAAGCAAATTGGCCATAAACATCGAAGTTTAGGAATTACAGCCGAACAATATCCGATAGTAGGTAAGCATTTGTTATTAGCTATTAAAGATGTGTTAGGTGACGCCGCGACAGACGAAATCATGAATGCATGGGAAAAAGCATACGGTGTGATAGCAGATGCGTTTATTTCAGTTGAAGCCGATATGTATAATGAAGCTGAACAAAGCCATGGTGGTTGGAAAGGTTTTAGGAAGTTTATTGTAGATAAAAAGGTCAAGGAAAGTGATGTCATCACATCTTTCTATTTAAAAGCAGAAGATAAACAAGCTATTTCTAGCTTTATACCAGGTCAATACATTAGTGTAAAATGTAGCATTGATGGTGAAGAATACACTCATATTCGCCAGTATAGTTTATCAGATGCTCCAAATAAAGGGCATTATCGTATAAGTGTTAAAAGAGAAACGGGACAGGGGGATATTCCTGACGGTAAAATTTCTAATTATTTACATGATGACGTACAAGAAGGGGATATATTAAACCTCAGTGCCCCAGCTGGTGATTTCGTACTTAATACTGAAGTACAAAATGATGTTGTCTTATTAAGTGGAGGGGTAGGAATTACACCAATGGTAAGTATGCTTAATACGATCGCGGATACTCAACCTGAACGTAAAGTTACTTTTATCCATGCGGCTATTAACGGAAATGTTCATGCGATGAAGGATGAGGTAAGTGCTGTTACGTCAAAAAATGAACAAATTTCAGCATACTATAGCTACAATGCTCCAACGGTAGAAGATATAAATAATAAAGCCTTTGACCATGAAGGATTCATTACACTAGAGTGGTTACAACAAATAGTTCATAATACAAACGCTGATTTTTATTTCTGTGGTCCTCTTCCATTTATGAAAACAGTGTATCAGTTACTAAAAGAAATAGGTGCACCACAAGACAACATTCATTATGAATTCTTCGGCCCTGCGAGTGATTTGGAAGGATAA
- a CDS encoding TetR family transcriptional regulator: MTEHKKASLRDRKKAKTRAAIQHHALALFEQQGYANTTVEQIAEASEISPSTFFRYFPTKESVVLDDDYDPILIKAFQAQSKELTPIQAFRGAVNEGMSYIPEEGKEALQERMKLIMSVPELRAATLIHASGTAKLIAKLISERLGCDENDLAVTTLAGSIIGALFSVAYYCIQHPNVNVVDAIDQALAQLESGFK; encoded by the coding sequence ATGACTGAGCATAAAAAGGCAAGTCTCAGAGATAGAAAGAAGGCAAAAACGAGAGCCGCTATCCAACATCATGCTTTAGCCTTGTTTGAACAGCAAGGCTATGCCAATACGACTGTTGAACAAATAGCAGAGGCATCAGAAATATCGCCAAGTACGTTTTTTCGCTATTTCCCAACGAAGGAATCTGTCGTACTCGACGATGATTATGATCCAATTTTAATTAAAGCATTTCAAGCGCAGTCGAAGGAACTTACACCAATCCAAGCTTTTCGAGGAGCAGTAAATGAGGGGATGTCTTACATACCAGAGGAAGGGAAAGAAGCACTTCAAGAGAGAATGAAGCTAATTATGTCTGTACCTGAACTCCGTGCAGCAACATTAATTCATGCTAGCGGGACTGCAAAGTTAATTGCAAAGCTGATATCTGAGAGGCTTGGTTGTGATGAGAATGATTTAGCTGTCACTACACTTGCTGGATCTATAATAGGTGCACTTTTTTCAGTGGCATATTATTGTATTCAACATCCTAACGTTAATGTTGTTGACGCTATTGACCAAGCTTTAGCGCAATTGGAATCAGGTTTTAAGTAA
- a CDS encoding response regulator transcription factor produces the protein MKILIVEDDKTIASGLEYSLQEENYSTILCHDVACAKKELSDQLDELALCLFDLSLPDGSGYDLCRIVKKQADVPVIFLTAVDDEVNVVMGLDMGADDYITKPFRIRELLSRIRSVLRRYQKQTQTKSVITIENVQINTNEGKVYKNGVEITLTALEYRLLLIFANHIGQVLSRNQLLEQIWDVAGDFVNDNTLTVYIKRLREKLEDHPQKPTIIKTIRGLGYRVGE, from the coding sequence ATGAAAATATTGATTGTGGAAGATGATAAGACGATTGCTTCAGGGCTTGAATATTCTTTGCAAGAAGAAAACTATTCTACAATTCTTTGTCATGATGTTGCATGTGCGAAAAAGGAGCTCTCAGATCAATTAGACGAATTAGCGTTATGTTTGTTTGATTTATCTCTGCCTGATGGCAGTGGGTATGATTTATGCCGTATTGTGAAAAAACAAGCTGATGTTCCGGTGATTTTTTTAACTGCGGTTGATGATGAAGTTAATGTTGTAATGGGTCTAGACATGGGCGCAGATGATTATATAACCAAGCCGTTTCGTATTCGTGAGCTACTTTCAAGGATCAGATCAGTTTTACGAAGATACCAAAAGCAGACACAGACAAAATCTGTCATTACAATAGAAAATGTTCAAATTAATACAAATGAAGGTAAAGTGTATAAAAATGGAGTGGAAATTACCTTGACAGCTTTAGAATATCGTCTCTTACTTATCTTCGCTAACCATATCGGTCAAGTTCTTTCAAGAAACCAGCTATTGGAACAGATTTGGGATGTAGCAGGGGATTTTGTAAACGATAACACTTTAACCGTTTATATTAAGCGACTACGTGAAAAGCTAGAGGATCACCCCCAAAAACCGACGATAATCAAAACAATTCGTGGGTTAGGGTATAGGGTTGGTGAATAG
- a CDS encoding GerAB/ArcD/ProY family transporter: MQEKLFPYQVAILIYMTQISVGIFSLPRVTAEAFGTNGWIGISIVSMIFVVNILLIGLVFHYSKGKSIFQIFNSHLPNFLLKPFYIIIALIYSSLSILIAKNFQLIIGMQYYPTMPPSLFVIMVLLITYWLVRSGIYHIAKATVVFFITILIVFVLGYNLGEFRLTRLTPFIFEGEKELLKKGNQVALHFLGIEMSLFLIPYIAKLKGAFKPVLFSQLLLTFIYSITCLISFGFFSYDQLSNETYPLLTMFEYIEFPFIERVEGIVIHLFLFEVLITIIVFFWGADQLIQHAIPKISPRLSIICLLLVSFLCTIVVNTQVELEKWIYFLRSAEFIIAFLLPILLLLLISISTLRKKLKK; this comes from the coding sequence ATGCAAGAAAAACTTTTTCCTTATCAAGTTGCAATACTTATCTACATGACTCAAATTAGTGTAGGTATTTTTAGTTTACCTCGTGTTACAGCAGAAGCTTTTGGAACGAACGGCTGGATTGGAATAAGTATAGTATCAATGATTTTCGTAGTGAATATTTTACTAATAGGGCTTGTATTTCATTATAGTAAAGGTAAATCGATCTTCCAGATTTTTAACAGTCATTTACCCAACTTCTTATTAAAGCCATTTTATATTATTATTGCTTTAATTTATAGTTCACTTAGCATCTTAATAGCTAAAAACTTTCAATTAATAATAGGTATGCAATATTATCCGACAATGCCACCATCATTATTTGTTATTATGGTTTTACTTATCACCTACTGGCTAGTTAGGAGTGGTATATACCATATTGCAAAAGCTACAGTTGTTTTTTTTATAACAATTTTAATTGTTTTCGTATTGGGATATAATCTAGGGGAATTTAGACTAACAAGATTAACACCCTTTATTTTTGAGGGAGAGAAAGAACTGCTAAAAAAAGGTAATCAAGTTGCATTGCACTTCTTAGGTATCGAAATGTCATTATTTTTAATACCGTATATCGCAAAATTAAAAGGAGCTTTTAAGCCAGTTTTATTTTCCCAATTATTGCTTACTTTCATATATTCCATCACGTGTCTCATTTCATTCGGTTTCTTTAGCTATGACCAATTATCTAATGAAACGTATCCGTTATTAACGATGTTTGAGTATATTGAGTTCCCTTTTATAGAGCGAGTTGAAGGGATCGTAATCCATTTATTTTTGTTTGAAGTACTCATTACGATTATTGTATTTTTTTGGGGGGCCGACCAGTTAATCCAACATGCAATTCCTAAAATTTCTCCAAGACTTTCGATCATATGCTTATTGCTCGTTTCTTTCCTATGTACTATTGTAGTAAATACTCAAGTTGAATTAGAAAAGTGGATTTATTTTCTTCGTTCAGCTGAGTTCATTATCGCATTCTTACTCCCAATATTACTTCTATTATTAATTAGTATTTCAACATTACGCAAAAAACTTAAAAAATAA
- a CDS encoding ABC transporter permease, translating into MRLVHAVGMDIRFQMRQGFYYAYALVCLFYVIVFHFLPDAHLEKVSIAIVFSDPSALGFFFIGGIVLLEREQSTLDSLFVTPLRIHEYFISKIMSLTILALMSSTFTMLIFHHDQLNILTFSVAVVLTSIFFTLLGLILAVRVSSVNGYLYLSPLYIIVFFLPLLEYFNIYDTWLMNLLPTRATLLLLDGSLDTITVSQFIYACIIQAVWILVVYVIAYKAFYKFIVLRIGGSK; encoded by the coding sequence ATGAGACTTGTACATGCGGTTGGAATGGATATTCGCTTTCAGATGCGTCAAGGGTTCTATTATGCATACGCATTAGTGTGTCTATTCTATGTGATCGTATTTCACTTTTTACCTGATGCCCATTTGGAAAAAGTCTCTATTGCTATAGTTTTTTCTGACCCTTCTGCCTTAGGCTTTTTCTTTATTGGTGGAATTGTGTTATTAGAGCGTGAGCAATCAACTTTAGATTCGTTATTCGTTACACCACTTCGCATCCATGAGTACTTCATCTCAAAAATAATGTCACTTACTATATTAGCGCTAATGTCGAGTACTTTCACCATGCTCATTTTCCATCATGATCAATTGAATATACTCACCTTTTCTGTAGCAGTGGTGTTAACTTCAATTTTCTTTACCTTACTTGGACTAATTTTAGCTGTAAGGGTTTCTTCAGTGAACGGGTACTTATATTTATCACCTCTATACATCATTGTGTTTTTTCTTCCTTTATTAGAGTATTTCAACATTTATGATACATGGCTTATGAATTTATTACCGACAAGAGCTACACTGTTGTTACTTGATGGCAGTCTCGATACAATAACTGTTTCACAGTTCATATATGCTTGTATCATTCAAGCTGTTTGGATATTGGTCGTTTATGTAATTGCATATAAGGCTTTTTATAAATTTATTGTGTTACGTATAGGAGGGAGCAAATAA
- a CDS encoding ABC transporter ATP-binding protein, with protein sequence MEILKIDNLSKIYGKGDTAVKALDDVTFSIHKGEFVAIIGPSGSGKSTLLHMLGGVDKPSSGKVVVDNTDIYQLNETQLAVFRRRQIGLIYQFYNLIPILTVEENITLPLLLDGHKVDNKLLNEIVTTIGLNNRLGYLPNQLSGGQQQRISIGRALISNPTIMLADEPTGNLDSKNSNEVINLLKLFNKKYNQTLIVITHDEKIALQADRIISIEDGRIVKNEVIRP encoded by the coding sequence TTGGAAATTTTAAAAATAGATAATCTGTCTAAAATATACGGTAAAGGTGACACGGCAGTTAAAGCACTTGATGATGTTACATTTTCGATTCATAAAGGTGAATTTGTCGCAATTATTGGACCGTCAGGATCTGGGAAGTCAACACTACTTCATATGCTGGGAGGTGTCGACAAACCTTCAAGCGGAAAAGTAGTAGTCGATAACACCGATATTTATCAGCTAAACGAGACTCAATTAGCTGTTTTTCGGCGAAGGCAAATAGGCTTAATTTATCAATTTTATAATCTAATACCGATATTAACCGTTGAAGAAAATATTACGTTGCCATTATTACTCGATGGACATAAAGTAGATAACAAGCTACTTAATGAAATCGTTACGACCATAGGGCTAAATAACCGCTTAGGATATTTACCAAATCAACTTTCAGGTGGACAACAACAACGAATATCGATCGGAAGAGCATTGATTAGTAATCCGACCATTATGTTAGCGGATGAGCCGACAGGTAACCTAGATAGCAAGAACAGTAATGAAGTAATAAATTTATTAAAACTGTTTAATAAAAAATATAACCAAACATTGATCGTCATTACACATGATGAAAAAATTGCTTTGCAAGCAGATCGAATTATATCTATTGAAGATGGAAGAATTGTCAAAAACGAGGTCATTCGTCCATGA
- a CDS encoding tyrosine-type recombinase/integrase: MSIFHKINQSDELQTLAIDNDYTDVEKNYHYFSNMPQFIQAYLISRISLNYSTNTIQRYIYDFKFFFEYVIEKASIELNMNDITLDDFIALEPSGVRNYVRYLAIEQKNNPKTINRKLSALKSVFSYLQQQDVIISNPIEGIERPKVGRSEPVFLTKQECSELLTFINNEDNYKSNREKTYQQLFKYRDITIIHLMMMTGLRISELCSLQVHNISWHRKEITVIGKGSKQRSVPLSDDTLNNIQLYLHKLDEDIRPTKPNDPLFVGYDFKLKKLKLGISVSAVQKMINRHLIRAKEHLPFLTYKHITAHKLRHSFATELAQQGVDVLTIQNLLGHESVATTQIYAHIQSETKKKAIALLNDG, encoded by the coding sequence ATGTCAATCTTTCATAAGATTAATCAATCAGATGAACTACAAACTTTAGCAATTGACAATGACTATACTGATGTCGAAAAAAACTATCACTATTTTTCTAACATGCCTCAATTTATACAGGCATATTTAATAAGTAGAATTTCTTTAAACTATTCAACAAATACAATTCAACGCTACATATACGACTTCAAGTTTTTCTTCGAGTACGTCATCGAAAAAGCGAGTATTGAGCTTAATATGAATGACATTACGTTGGATGATTTTATAGCTTTGGAGCCCTCAGGCGTTAGAAATTACGTTCGTTATCTTGCGATTGAACAAAAAAATAATCCAAAAACAATTAATAGAAAATTATCAGCGTTAAAATCTGTCTTCTCTTATTTGCAGCAACAAGACGTAATTATAAGTAACCCAATTGAAGGGATCGAAAGACCTAAAGTAGGACGTTCTGAGCCGGTATTCTTAACAAAACAGGAATGTAGTGAATTATTAACATTTATCAATAACGAAGATAATTATAAATCTAACAGGGAGAAAACTTATCAACAGTTATTTAAATATAGAGACATTACAATCATTCACTTAATGATGATGACAGGATTACGGATTTCAGAATTATGTAGCTTACAAGTACATAATATTTCATGGCATCGGAAGGAAATTACAGTCATCGGTAAAGGTAGTAAACAAAGAAGTGTCCCCTTATCAGACGACACACTTAACAATATACAATTGTATCTACATAAGCTTGATGAAGACATTCGTCCCACAAAACCAAATGATCCACTCTTTGTCGGTTATGATTTTAAATTAAAAAAACTAAAACTCGGAATTTCAGTTAGTGCAGTACAAAAGATGATCAACCGCCATCTAATTAGAGCAAAGGAACACCTGCCATTTTTGACATACAAACATATTACTGCACATAAACTCCGACATAGTTTTGCAACAGAGCTAGCTCAGCAAGGGGTTGATGTATTAACGATTCAAAATTTATTAGGGCATGAATCTGTTGCAACTACTCAAATTTATGCACATATCCAAAGCGAAACGAAGAAAAAAGCAATCGCTCTACTTAATGATGGATAG
- a CDS encoding HAMP domain-containing sensor histidine kinase, which produces MLRHKEVQMFLFIMCLISLCATMLGGLLSISAMVLIFICSTMLISITLIFTHRRYREIEMLSHYLRRISSGDYTLDVRDNEEGELSILKNNIYKVTSMLSEHKSLLQQDKSKLTDAISDISHQLKTPLTSMMVMTDLLSDDELPTAKRDEFTHNLRIQIERIEWLVSSLLKISKIDAGTVQFKKDRINVKNLIQKSIDPVLIPMDIKEQVLSINGEDTTSFLGDLNWSAEAVINILKNCVEHTPDGGVITISFSENALFTELIIADNGKGIPKEDIPYIFKRFYKGKNANTDSIGIGLAIAYSIITSQNGDIEVQSKEGEGTRFLIKFYKQVI; this is translated from the coding sequence TTGTTACGTCATAAAGAGGTACAAATGTTTTTATTTATTATGTGTTTGATTAGTCTTTGTGCAACGATGCTTGGTGGTTTGTTGTCAATTAGTGCAATGGTACTTATTTTCATATGTTCCACAATGTTAATTAGTATCACCCTCATTTTTACACACCGGAGATACCGAGAAATAGAAATGCTCTCTCATTATTTGCGCCGAATTAGCTCAGGTGATTACACTCTTGATGTCCGTGATAACGAAGAAGGTGAGTTAAGTATACTAAAGAACAATATTTATAAGGTCACGTCTATGCTATCGGAGCATAAATCTCTATTGCAACAAGACAAAAGCAAGCTAACTGATGCTATTTCAGATATTTCCCACCAGCTTAAAACCCCGCTCACCTCAATGATGGTAATGACAGATTTGTTAAGTGATGATGAGCTGCCAACAGCAAAAAGAGATGAATTCACTCATAATCTACGTATTCAAATTGAGCGTATTGAATGGCTTGTTTCCTCATTATTAAAGATATCTAAAATCGATGCAGGAACGGTTCAATTCAAAAAGGATCGAATAAACGTGAAAAACCTTATCCAAAAATCAATAGATCCTGTTTTGATTCCGATGGATATTAAAGAACAAGTATTATCAATTAATGGTGAAGACACAACATCTTTTCTTGGGGACCTTAACTGGTCAGCCGAAGCTGTTATAAATATATTAAAAAACTGTGTGGAACACACGCCTGACGGTGGTGTAATCACCATTTCTTTTTCAGAAAATGCGCTGTTCACTGAACTCATCATTGCTGACAATGGTAAAGGGATTCCAAAGGAAGACATACCTTATATTTTCAAACGTTTTTATAAAGGAAAAAATGCCAATACCGATAGTATCGGTATTGGTCTAGCGATAGCTTACAGTATCATTACTAGTCAAAACGGTGATATTGAGGTTCAGAGTAAGGAAGGTGAGGGAACACGCTTTTTGATTAAGTTTTATAAACAAGTTATATAA
- a CDS encoding ABC transporter permease, producing the protein MNIINKLTLRHLKKNKRRTIVTIIGIVISVAMVTAAATLTTSFISALQKNAMEQTGEWHVVYNDVNKDQIESIKLDENIKAMSLGNEVGTVLLEGAENTSKPYLFVKEYNEQAYNQFPFQLLAGRFPKSDNEVVISKDLVANTGGKYEVGDQITLEIGERYVTGESASEPLDHMVPLQRANGVNIETLKNTQIKPYTIVGEIESPSWESTLSTPGYMIISYLDENLLPSNKTVDAYLALDKVSQSLYDTSSSLAKKNNIDADKIQYNTHLLGYYGVTGLGNLRLTILASEFIIIAVIVAGSVALIYNAFTISFAERARYLGMLSSVGATKIQKRNSVLFEAAIVGFISIPIGIIIGLIGVMITLSIINTYIQQSLNIGEKLLTLTVTPMSMLVAIGVSLITIFISCYLPARKASKVSAIDAIRQTQDVKLTGKEIKTSKIVRNLFGIQAEIGLKNVKRNKRRYQVTIFSFVVSIILFITVSFFTDHLQKSIELSQRNVNYDIQITTRNEDTTMLKPLSTLDNVTSASIVKTMHLYSWIDDNIVPDDSKKWIGPTSKKEGGKILYNVDVNVLDEDSYIKYAKSINVDPEKLKTSDQLNVILIDTFKHIDEKTQQIIEEKSIYAQPEMKISLIDKVFGTGKQAGETFINSVQIAAVTDQYPMGDINIDFLEFEIVIPESLVEQLFPTNYVQGFFTDLYLTSSDPMQTYTEIEELNDANFTIYSSHVERKQNKQLMLLIKAFSYGFTILITVISVANIFNTISTSIALRKREFAMLKSIGMTSKEFNKMINYESFFYGIKSLLYGLPISIVIIYAIHRAMLNTIKLEFSIPWADMIIVIIAIFLIVVVSMLYSSTKVKKDNIIDELKMENI; encoded by the coding sequence ATGAATATTATTAACAAACTAACCCTTAGGCATTTGAAGAAAAATAAAAGGCGTACAATCGTAACCATTATTGGGATCGTTATTTCTGTTGCAATGGTGACGGCTGCAGCGACGCTTACGACCTCATTTATAAGTGCCTTGCAAAAAAATGCGATGGAACAAACTGGGGAATGGCATGTTGTCTACAATGATGTTAATAAAGATCAGATTGAAAGTATTAAACTGGATGAAAATATTAAGGCAATGTCGCTTGGTAATGAGGTTGGGACTGTTCTTTTAGAAGGCGCAGAAAACACGAGTAAGCCTTATTTATTCGTAAAAGAATATAATGAGCAGGCATATAACCAATTTCCGTTTCAATTACTTGCTGGAAGGTTCCCGAAATCAGATAATGAAGTCGTTATTTCAAAAGATCTCGTAGCAAATACAGGTGGAAAATACGAAGTTGGTGATCAAATAACATTAGAAATTGGCGAACGATATGTAACTGGTGAGAGTGCTAGCGAACCTTTAGACCATATGGTACCATTACAAAGGGCGAATGGAGTTAACATCGAAACATTAAAAAATACACAAATAAAACCTTATACAATTGTTGGGGAGATTGAAAGTCCGTCATGGGAGTCAACATTATCGACACCTGGATATATGATTATTAGCTATTTAGATGAGAATTTACTTCCATCAAACAAAACAGTTGATGCATATTTAGCTCTAGATAAAGTCAGTCAATCTTTATATGATACCTCGAGTTCTTTAGCTAAGAAAAATAATATCGATGCTGATAAGATCCAATATAATACTCACTTATTGGGTTATTATGGAGTGACAGGTTTAGGAAACTTGAGATTGACGATCTTGGCTTCAGAATTCATTATTATAGCGGTTATTGTCGCTGGCTCGGTAGCCTTAATTTATAATGCCTTTACCATAAGTTTTGCTGAACGTGCTCGATATTTAGGTATGTTAAGCAGTGTAGGTGCAACAAAGATTCAAAAACGTAATTCTGTTTTATTCGAAGCAGCAATTGTCGGCTTCATTAGCATTCCAATAGGTATTATTATAGGGTTAATAGGTGTAATGATTACTCTCTCAATCATTAACACATATATACAACAATCTTTAAATATAGGTGAGAAACTATTAACGCTAACCGTTACGCCAATGTCAATGTTGGTTGCAATTGGTGTTTCACTAATAACAATCTTTATATCATGTTATTTACCAGCTCGGAAAGCTTCAAAAGTTTCAGCTATTGATGCCATACGCCAAACTCAAGATGTGAAGCTAACGGGGAAAGAAATAAAAACATCAAAAATTGTTCGGAATTTGTTTGGAATTCAGGCTGAAATCGGTTTGAAAAATGTAAAGAGAAATAAAAGAAGGTACCAAGTAACTATCTTTTCTTTTGTAGTGAGTATTATCCTTTTTATAACAGTTTCTTTTTTTACCGATCATTTACAAAAATCAATAGAACTTTCACAAAGGAACGTTAATTATGACATTCAAATAACAACTAGAAATGAAGATACAACAATGTTAAAGCCTTTATCTACGTTAGATAATGTGACGAGTGCTAGTATTGTAAAAACAATGCATCTATACTCATGGATTGATGATAACATCGTACCTGATGATTCTAAAAAATGGATTGGTCCAACTAGTAAAAAAGAAGGTGGAAAAATCCTCTATAACGTAGATGTAAATGTACTAGATGAAGATAGCTACATTAAATATGCTAAATCAATTAATGTAGATCCCGAAAAGTTGAAGACTTCTGATCAGCTTAACGTGATATTGATAGATACATTTAAACACATAGATGAAAAGACGCAGCAAATAATTGAAGAAAAATCTATTTACGCACAACCTGAAATGAAAATAAGTTTAATTGACAAAGTTTTCGGAACTGGTAAACAAGCAGGCGAAACATTTATAAATTCTGTGCAAATAGCAGCCGTCACTGACCAATATCCAATGGGAGATATTAATATAGATTTCCTTGAATTTGAAATCGTCATACCAGAAAGCTTAGTGGAACAACTGTTTCCTACTAATTATGTTCAAGGATTTTTTACGGATCTCTATTTAACATCTTCCGATCCAATGCAAACATACACTGAAATCGAAGAGCTAAATGATGCCAATTTCACTATTTATAGTTCTCATGTAGAACGAAAACAAAACAAACAGCTGATGCTATTAATTAAAGCATTTTCCTATGGATTTACGATACTCATAACAGTGATATCAGTTGCAAATATATTTAATACGATTTCAACTAGTATTGCTTTACGTAAAAGAGAATTTGCAATGCTAAAATCAATTGGTATGACTTCTAAAGAGTTTAACAAAATGATTAATTATGAAAGTTTCTTTTACGGAATAAAGTCTTTGTTATATGGCTTACCAATTAGTATCGTAATCATCTATGCCATTCACCGGGCCATGTTGAACACAATCAAACTTGAGTTTTCGATCCCTTGGGCGGATATGATAATTGTTATTATTGCTATATTTTTAATTGTAGTTGTATCTATGCTGTATTCCAGTACTAAAGTAAAAAAAGATAATATTATTGATGAATTAAAAATGGAGAATATATAG